The following DNA comes from Streptomyces globosus.
GCTCAAGGGCTACGAGGTGTTCCGCTTCGGCGGTAAGGAGATATGCGAGGCCAAGGACGACCTGTCGTTCATCCGGCGGTTCTTTTCCGACCTCGAAGCACGTTTCTGGCCCGACCCTCTGCGTGACCCGTAGTGCTCAGGCCCCGCCGCCTTCCCGAAGGTGATCAGCGTGGCTCCGTCCGCTCCGGTCCCAGGGTGGTCACCACGTTCACCAGGCGGCGTTCACGGCAGGGGTACCCGGCGATCCGCGTCTCAGGGCCTCGTGGCTGATCAGCTCATCTCCCGGCCGGGGGTCGCGGAGTTGCCCGGAGGTTCACCCGGGCGGCCGAGGAGGGGCCGGAATCACCCTTTCGTGAGCTTCAGAAGCTCAGCTTGAGAAACCGATATAAGCGTCATGAAGACGATCGAGTCACGGGCCCTGGCCGCCTACTTCCGCAGCGGTGCCGATGCTCAGCCGACCGACCCCGAGGTCACCGAGCACGATGGCCGAACCTACGTGGTGCTGTCCAACGTGAACGGCACCCTCGCCGTCTACCGCGAGCGAACCGACGGGGTCCTGAAGCGGCTGAAGCGGTGGCCGGCCGAGGTTGGCTGAGAGCTGTCCCGTAACTCGGCACAAGTGCTGACCGACTGCTACCGAGTCGACTTGCCGGGTTCTGGTTCGACTTGCGGCTCCAGCCACGAAGCGAACATTCCGGGTCGAATCGGATTTCGTGAGAGGTCTTCAGGGGTAGGAGACAACCCTTAGGTGGTCTGATGGTCGGACAGTGGGAAACTCTTGCCATGCCCATGCAGCCTTTCGCAGCCGACTGGAACCGCACGTCCTGGCAACAGGCCGAACAGTGGAACTGGCTCGCGGTCGAGATAGCCGAGATCCGACGATGCGCCGAGGCTGGCGATCAGGCACACAACCGTCTTGCTCTCATACTCCTGGACCACCTGGTGGAGGTGGTCATCGGCCGTGAGGTCAACGTCCGGCTCGCGCTCCAGGTCGCTGACAGCGTCGTCGCGGAGATGCGCGAGTTCCGGGACGACGGTGGGGAGCTCTCCGAGGAGCTGAGCCAGCTGGTCGACGAGCACGTGGAACCGGATCGACGCAAGGCCATCGATGGCGACCTGGGCGAGCAGACCAAATTCCTTATGCAAAAGGGCGTGCTGACAGCCCAGGAACGCGAAGTGCTCACCCGGCTGCACAAGTACCGCAACGCCGCGTACCACCAGGACACGCTGGAGCCTGACCTGATCTCAGATCTGGTACTGGCCTACAGGGTTTTGGCCAATGAACTTATCGGACGGCACCGTCCGCTCGCATGGACCATGGTGTCATCGAACTCCGATCCCGTCGTAGCGCCGCAGCAGCTTCGAGGCCGGCTCGTCGAAGGCGTCGATGTCGATGTCAAGGCGATGGCCCGCCGGTTCCATGATCACGCGGCAAAGCGGGTGCAGGCCGTTGTTGCGGCCGTGGTCACCGCGCGGCAACTGTTGGACGTCGACAGCTCCGGGAAAGCGGACGCCTCCCTCCCGGATGACGACATGGCCAGAATGCTGACCGAGCTCAGCAACGTGCACAAGAACCTGCCGTCCTGGGCAAAGCGGGCAGAAGGGCTGAAATCCAAGACGTCGTCGCTCACCGGGCTGATGATTCCGTTCATCAACCTAGACCGTGACCTCAACTGCATCGAACCGGCCGTCAGGCGCCTCGAAATGATCCTGGACTACTGGGAACAAGAGCGGATCGATGAACTCCGCGGCAAGTAGCAGTGATCCCGAACGGAATCGCGTGCCGAGTTACGGGACGGATCTTAGCCCGCGAGTTCACTCCGGCGGCCGATGAACCTGCCGCCAGCGCGAGCCAATCTGATTGCACGGCAATCAGAAAGGCGGCACGTGTCTGCATCCCCCAGTGCTGAATCCTTCCGGACCGTCGCGTCCATGAAGGGCATCCCCAACACCATCGCCGTCGTCATCCTCACCCCGCAGACGGAAGCCATCCTCGCCGACATCAAGAGGGCCGCACGCAAGGAAGGCGTCTTCGTCGCGTCAGAACGGAATGAGAGCAGCGGCGAACTCCGCTTCGCGGTCGTCACCGACAGGAAGATCCGGCTCCGGCATCTCGACTACGACGAAGCCGGACTCCAGGAGATGTTCCCGAGCCGGCGGCCGAGATAAGAGAAAGACCCCAGGGGTCGGGGCCCTGGGGTCTACTCGTTGTTGCGCGGCGCTGCACTCAGTCTAGGGCGTCCCCAAGGGAGTCGCCATCGTCCACTCCCTCGCATGGAGGACCCCACTTGTAGTCGGGGTGCCGGTACACGTCGTCGACCAACACTGAGTCGCCGAAGATGGGTTCGGGAAAGCGATACAGCATCCTTTTATGGATTTCCGCGCTGCTTCTGACGATGCCCATGTGCGGGGACAGCGCGTAGTACGGATACGAGCGGTGCCCCTTGGACACCGGGACGATCAGGTTCATGGCCGCAAGGCACCTCTGCGCTTGGGTCAGTCGGGCCCTGCTGAGTCCAACGGCCTTCGCGATCTCGTCCTTGGTCATCTCGACGGGAGCAACGTCGTAGACGATCTTGTCGTCCTTCTTGGGCTTCTCGTCCCTGTAGGACATCGTGGCGTACCAGTCGAGCAGGGCGCACTCGGTAAGTGTGACCGGATAGACCTTCGCCGTCCCGGTTTTTTCGTCCGTCACCTTGATGCTGACCTGCCGTTTCGGCATGTCCCACAGCTTCAGCCACAGATGCCGGTTCTTGGTCACCTTTCCCTTGGGGCCCATTTCCCACCGCGCGTACTTTTCGCACGTACCGGATACGTGGGGCAGCTTGAGGCCACACCACTTGTTGCCATGCGGACAGCTAGATTCTTCGGCCATGCAGCCTCTCCCGACTATTAGGCACCCGACTTCGGACGAAAACGTCCAGACACTGAGTCTGGCGCAGACCCCAAATATCCAAGAGCGCCACGACCTCGCTCACCTCAAGACCACCCACTGTGCGCACTCAGTACGCACTGTCTGATCATCACAGTGTTCACTCAGTGCGCACTGTGTTCCCCAAATCGCCCTCCCCGGGGCCTACAGTGCCCACTCGGCACACACTGTGATGATCACGGAAATGGCACTTTGCCCAGCCGAGGCAAGGGATCTGGGGTGTAGCAAGGATCCGGCGACTAGAAGACCTTAGAGTCAGAGCGTGGAGCGTACCCACATATAGAGCCTGGGGAGTAAGGAGTAGCAGTCATTCCCTGTAGAGGGACTCCTTCCCAACCCCGACTTACGTCGGAGTTAGGCCCCTTCCCTCTTCTACAGGGAATGACTGCTACTCCTTACTCCCGCAACACTTCCCCTTCGGGGGCCGCGTTGCGCACTGGAGGGGCTTCGATGATTTTCCGTGAGGCCGAAGGCGGTCGCCGGAACGTCTACTCAAGGGTTCCGCTGATTTGGATATCGCGCCGATTTGGCGATTCACCCTCCCGGCCCGTTCACCCCGCAACTCGGGTCGGGCAGCGATCCCTCGTGACCAACATCAGCGACGCCAGCACCGACGAGCGCAGGATCGTGGCCGCCATCCCCGGCGGCTACGTCTTCAACGAGAAGGTCGGCGACAAGACCATGCCCGTGCCGGTGCTGTGCTGGCTCGTCTACGAGGACGGGGACGTTCAGGCGGTGGACTGCCTCGGCGACCACCCCAAGGGCCACGTCACCGGCCCCTTCAAGGACTGGCCCGCCTTCCAGGACCCGCCGGTAAGGAGGTGGAGGGATTGATCCCGCTCCCCGGCATCAGAGACAAAGGCGCCCCACTGATCGGCGCCCGAGGCGACGGAGAGCGCGGTCCGTTCGGCATCCGAGGCGAGCAGGACGACGACTAGGAGGACGACATGATCGAGCGCGAGAACGAGGCCGTCCAGCGCGGCCCGATCACGGAGATACGGCCACTGCGCGGCAACCCTCCTCGTGTGGGGTGGGGGGCGTTCTTCGCAGCCGCCGAGCAGGAGCGACGCGAGTGGGACGACGACGAGGACGACTACCCCCGCGGGTAGATCAGAACAGCGCCAGCTTCTCGTCGGCTGGCTCGGGCTCGGCGTCCTCGAACATCGGCAGCAGCAGGTCCGATCCCGCGGGGATGAGCCGGCCCGAGGCGACGCAGCTGATCGGCGGGAGGCCGTGGCGGCGGTTCTGGGGTCCGGGCGGGTCGTGCCGCGCGAGGTGCCTCGTGTCGGGGCTGACGGCGACGGAGCGACGGCAGGCGGGGCAGGTGATGCGGGGCCATGAGGGCATGACGAGTCCCTTTCTCAAGCCTGTGACGGTCGGGCAGGCCGCGTTTGGGATACGGCGGCACCCGGCAATGCACACATGAGAGCCGTCGGACCGCCGACGGAGGTAGCGGGGCGACCACATTCGGCGAGGTCCGAAGTGCACCGAAGTTCGTCGTAGTTCAGTGAACTTCGGCGAAGTTCGTCAGCAACTCTCTACAGTGGACCGATGGGTGCAGGGGGAGCTGGCGTGTCTGCGCCGATGGGGCCGGACGAGGGTTACGAACGGGCGTTGGGTGAGTTCGCCGCCGCCTTGGTAGACCTGCGGATCAACCACGGGGCCCCGACCTACAAGCAGCTCTCCAAGGCCGCGCAGACAGCTGGCCGTACCTCACTCTCCTCGTCGGCCATCTCCGAGGCGATGAACGGTGTGCGTCTGCCATCGATGGAGTTCACGCTGGAGCTTGTGCGCCAGATCGCTGGCCATGATCCACAGGTCCGCGAGGCGTGGCGGGAGCGGTGGACCCGAGTGAGACGACTGCAACGTAGAGGTACCGCCTACCGGGCTCGGCCCGAACGAACCTCACCCAACCAAGGTGAAGGCCAGCAAGGCTTCGAATCGCCGCCGGACGGTCCGCGAAGTGCGGCCCTGCGGGAGGCCGCAGAGATCGTGGCTCAGGCTCGGGTCGAGGCGGAGGTGCTGATTGCAGAGGCGCAGGCGCAGGCGGACGAAATACTTCGTGCAGCTGAAGAGGTAAAGAAGAGTGCTGTACGAGATATCTCGCCGGCTGTTGCGCGGCTGATGACGCGAGAATCTATGCGAATCATTCTCCTGGGTCCACCTGGGGCAGGGAAGGGTACTCAAGGGATGTACCTCAAAAGGATTCTTGGTGTTCCTAAGGTTCAGATTGGCGACTTGATGAGGGAGAACATCTCACAAGGAACGTCATCCGGTCTGCTAGCGAAACAGATCATGGATCGGGGTGATCTGATCCCTGACGGCGTGTTCATGGACATGCTGCGGCACCGCTTAAGCCGGGAGGATGTATCGGACGGATTTCTCTTGGACGGACTTCCTCGGACCGTCGAACAGTCACAGATGCTCGACTCCCTAGTTGATGAGCGTGGTCATAAGATCGACATCGCCCTTCATCTCGACATTTCCCGGGACGAGGCAGTCAGACGAATTTCTGGGCGACGAATCTGCAAGAAGGATTCGTCTCATGTTGCGCATGTCCTCTATGCGCCTCCGCAGGGCTACGACGCGTGTCGTGTCTGTGGTGGGGGATTCGTTGCGCGCGCTGACGATTCGCGGCACGTAGTCAAGAACCGCTGGGCTGTCTGGGAGGCCTACACCGAGCCGACGGCGGCGTTGTATGGGGCGAGAGGACAGCTCGTGAAGGTCTCCGGCTACGGGAGCGTTGACGAAGTGACGGAACGGGCCGTCGACGCGCTCGCAGCGTTCTTTGGTTGAGCTGGTGTGAGCCGGGGCCCGTTTTCGCTGGATTGCGGAACGATTGAGGCGGTTGGCGACCTTCAAGAGGTGATGGGATCTATGAAGCGTTTTCGACGGCGACTTTGAGATCGTGGTTGATCAGCCGGCAAAGTGAGCAGAGGAGCAATGTGAATACGTCAGCGGAGCGCCAGTTCCATCGAGACATGGTGGCTGGCGCTCAGCGCCTCAAGCGCGAAATCGGATACAACCCAGTCCGTTTTACGCAAATGCTGGCGGAGATTGGAGCAGTCGAGACGGCTAAGCACCTGCTGCGAGGGCGGGATGCCTCGGACGGGTTCACGACTCTGTGGAGCGCCCGCCGACTGGACGTCAGTGTTGAGGCGTTTGTTCTCTTGCCGTGGTACGAGGGCCTGTTCACCGATGCGGAACGGGGCACGGCGAGGCGGCGTCTGGAGGCGCACAAGTTTGATGTGGCTCGGTATCTCCGCGACTGCGTGAGCACCCCTCCCCCTTGGGTGCCAGAATCGCTCTAGACGAAAGTTGGGAGCCCGGAGGGCGCGGCCCCCTGGATGGCATCAATCCGGGAGCGGGTCGCGCACCTCCCGCACATCCCGGCGCAGAAATCCCTCATACAACTCCTCCATCACGCGCCTCGCGTGCTGCGGCTCCGGAATCCCCACGCCAGCCCCCGGCCAGGGAGTGGTACGCATCATCCGGATCGCGAGCACGGCCCGCCGCTGCCCCAAGGACCGGACTTCAGGGTCAGCGGCCTGCATCATGGCCTGCATGCCCGCCTGAGCTCGCCCGGCGCGGGTCCGGTGAAGCTGGGCCGGTGACAGCACCAGGCAGGTCTTCCTGGGCGCGTACGGGGGATCGGCGAAGAGGCCGACGTGGCCGGAATGCGTGATCATGAATACCTCGCTTGGGTCTGGTACCCGAGCCGCCAGGGCTGGCCACCCCTGATCCAGCAGCCAGGCCTCGTACGCCGGATACCGGTCTTCCGAGCCGAAGTGCTCTGCCGACAGCTTCCAGAAGTCCTCCTCCGCCTCCATAGCCGCCTGATGCAGGGTGCGGTGGACATCTGCGTGCATCTCTGCGGGAATCGCGATGCAGGCGA
Coding sequences within:
- a CDS encoding nucleoside monophosphate kinase, which gives rise to MSAPMGPDEGYERALGEFAAALVDLRINHGAPTYKQLSKAAQTAGRTSLSSSAISEAMNGVRLPSMEFTLELVRQIAGHDPQVREAWRERWTRVRRLQRRGTAYRARPERTSPNQGEGQQGFESPPDGPRSAALREAAEIVAQARVEAEVLIAEAQAQADEILRAAEEVKKSAVRDISPAVARLMTRESMRIILLGPPGAGKGTQGMYLKRILGVPKVQIGDLMRENISQGTSSGLLAKQIMDRGDLIPDGVFMDMLRHRLSREDVSDGFLLDGLPRTVEQSQMLDSLVDERGHKIDIALHLDISRDEAVRRISGRRICKKDSSHVAHVLYAPPQGYDACRVCGGGFVARADDSRHVVKNRWAVWEAYTEPTAALYGARGQLVKVSGYGSVDEVTERAVDALAAFFG